From Chryseobacterium gallinarum, one genomic window encodes:
- a CDS encoding Dph6-related ATP pyrophosphatase, translating to MKPKALFNWSSGKDSALALFKILQEDQYDVSTLLTSINKEFQRISMHGVHVSLLEQQAASIGVPLVKMELPKEPSMEEYQEIMKDTISGIQSQGITHSIFGDIFLEDLRQYRENQLQSIGMKAVFPLWKQNTPDLIHEFLDLGFKTIVTCVNGTYLDKSFAGRIIDQNFIKDLPGNVDPCGENGEFHTFTFDGPIFTNPILFEIGETVKKTYPRPKTDSEEKDGEYTFWFCDLISK from the coding sequence ATGAAACCAAAAGCTTTATTCAACTGGAGCAGCGGAAAAGATTCCGCCCTTGCCCTTTTTAAGATCTTACAGGAAGATCAATATGATGTATCAACACTTTTAACCAGCATTAATAAAGAGTTTCAGCGTATATCCATGCATGGTGTTCATGTTTCCCTGCTGGAGCAGCAGGCTGCGAGTATAGGAGTTCCGCTGGTAAAAATGGAGCTTCCTAAAGAGCCTTCAATGGAAGAATATCAGGAAATCATGAAAGATACAATTTCCGGAATTCAGTCACAGGGAATTACCCACTCTATCTTTGGAGATATTTTTCTGGAAGATCTCCGACAATACCGCGAAAACCAGTTACAGTCCATCGGTATGAAAGCTGTTTTTCCACTATGGAAGCAAAACACCCCGGATCTTATTCATGAATTTTTAGACCTTGGATTTAAAACTATTGTCACTTGCGTTAACGGGACCTATCTTGATAAAAGCTTTGCCGGAAGGATCATTGATCAGAATTTCATTAAGGATTTACCAGGAAATGTAGATCCTTGCGGAGAAAACGGCGAATTTCATACATTCACTTTTGATGGCCCTATCTTTACGAATCCGATACTATTTGAAATTGGAGAAACGGTAAAAAAGACTTATCCTAGGCCAAAAACGGATTCTGAAGAAAAAGATGGAGAATACACTTTCTGGTTTTGTGATCTGATTTCAAAATAA
- a CDS encoding M16 family metallopeptidase, giving the protein MKSLLIGTAVLFFTGAANPVFSQKAETPKFVSNTEGVKEYTLNNGMKVLLIPDPSQSNMVVNIIYNVGSKHEGYGEKGMAHLLEHMLFKSTKKLGDIKKQLSDKGGDANGTTWYDRTNYYEIFPSSDENLKWALEMEADRMINATILQSDLDKEFSVVRNEFEIGENNPGSVLMERIVSTAYLWHNYGNSTIGSKEDIERVKAPTLRKFYEKHYQPDNATLIVAGKFDEKQALQYVSQYFSVIPRPSRILDQTYTVEPAQDGERFVELKRSGDSKIVGALYHTAPYADKDYAALDALSEILTADPSGYLYKAMIDSHKAASVYSYQPTVRDAAYMYFGLEIPAEKDVKAVESDFRAELDKIAAIKYTEQDVARAKAKILKQIENNKNNTINYAIGLTEIVGAGNYKLAMLYRDNIEKLTLADIQRVADKYFKTNNRTVGVFIPTKDEVRVKNIEYSDDQIASLTKDYKGKALEKEVAPFEASIKNLKANLSEGKLSNGMKYGVIKKEIKGGKVLGSFRFPVSNAKDLNGKAKIGALMAQVMKTGTKSHTKEQIQDMLDQWKSSIGFSFSGQTLYANVSTYKEHLPKVMGLMKEILTESTFPEAELVKTVNEYNTYLESSLNDPQALAFTEIEKITSSYPKESIFYTPSFKEQIETNKTIKRQELVDFYNKILGSNNGVGTMIGDLDSKTVSALMEGTFGKWNSKSDYEKIKPELFTTKKEDKEYITPDKENGAAVGKISFSMDRKSPDYPALIIANEMLGSGGFLTSRIPIRLREKEGISYGAGSYISVPSDNDVASWGWYAFFNPTKKEAVNKALKEEVNKAVKEGFSEEELKSNLNSWLTSRKTGLGNDSTLMGLVNSQLQFGIPLDDYDALEAKVSALKVSQVNEVLRKYISEDKLTSVFAGDFNKK; this is encoded by the coding sequence ATGAAAAGTCTACTAATTGGGACTGCAGTCCTGTTTTTCACCGGAGCAGCCAACCCGGTATTTTCACAAAAGGCTGAAACTCCAAAATTCGTAAGTAACACAGAAGGTGTAAAAGAGTACACGCTTAATAATGGAATGAAAGTCCTTTTGATTCCGGATCCTTCGCAAAGCAATATGGTGGTTAATATCATCTATAATGTAGGTTCTAAGCATGAAGGTTATGGAGAAAAAGGAATGGCACATTTGCTTGAACATATGTTATTTAAGAGCACTAAAAAACTAGGTGATATTAAAAAACAATTATCGGATAAAGGAGGTGATGCGAATGGAACTACTTGGTATGACAGAACCAATTATTATGAAATTTTCCCGTCTAGTGATGAGAATCTTAAATGGGCACTGGAAATGGAAGCAGACAGAATGATCAATGCTACCATTCTGCAATCTGACCTGGATAAAGAATTTTCTGTAGTAAGAAACGAATTCGAAATCGGAGAAAATAATCCGGGGTCTGTTTTGATGGAAAGAATTGTCTCTACGGCTTACTTATGGCATAACTATGGAAACAGCACTATCGGAAGTAAAGAAGATATTGAGAGGGTAAAAGCTCCGACCCTTAGGAAGTTCTATGAAAAACATTACCAGCCGGACAATGCCACACTTATAGTAGCAGGTAAATTTGATGAAAAACAGGCTTTACAGTATGTTTCTCAATATTTCTCCGTTATTCCGAGACCTTCAAGGATATTGGATCAGACCTATACCGTGGAGCCGGCTCAGGATGGAGAACGTTTTGTAGAACTGAAGCGCTCAGGAGACAGCAAAATTGTAGGAGCACTTTATCATACCGCTCCTTATGCAGATAAAGACTACGCAGCTCTGGATGCATTATCAGAAATTTTAACAGCGGACCCTTCAGGATACTTATATAAGGCAATGATTGATTCCCATAAAGCGGCTTCAGTTTATTCCTATCAGCCAACTGTAAGAGATGCTGCCTATATGTATTTTGGTCTGGAAATTCCTGCAGAGAAAGATGTGAAGGCTGTAGAAAGTGATTTCAGGGCAGAACTGGATAAAATTGCAGCAATTAAATATACGGAACAGGATGTTGCCAGGGCTAAGGCTAAAATTTTAAAGCAAATTGAGAACAACAAAAATAACACGATCAATTATGCAATAGGACTGACAGAAATTGTAGGAGCAGGAAACTATAAACTGGCCATGTTATACCGTGATAATATTGAAAAACTGACGTTGGCAGACATTCAGAGGGTTGCGGATAAATATTTCAAAACCAACAACAGGACCGTTGGAGTATTTATACCTACCAAAGATGAAGTGAGAGTTAAAAATATTGAATATTCAGATGACCAGATTGCTTCTTTAACGAAAGATTATAAGGGGAAAGCACTGGAAAAAGAAGTGGCTCCTTTTGAAGCTAGTATTAAAAATCTCAAGGCTAATCTTTCTGAAGGAAAACTGAGCAATGGAATGAAATACGGAGTCATTAAAAAAGAAATTAAAGGAGGGAAAGTATTGGGAAGCTTCCGTTTCCCGGTAAGTAATGCTAAAGATTTAAATGGAAAGGCCAAGATTGGAGCTTTAATGGCTCAGGTGATGAAAACGGGTACCAAATCTCATACTAAAGAACAGATCCAGGATATGCTGGATCAATGGAAATCCAGTATAGGATTCTCATTCAGTGGCCAGACCTTGTATGCCAATGTGAGTACTTATAAAGAGCATTTACCCAAAGTAATGGGACTGATGAAAGAAATTCTTACAGAATCCACTTTCCCGGAAGCAGAATTGGTTAAAACAGTAAATGAGTACAATACTTATCTTGAAAGTTCTTTAAATGACCCTCAGGCGCTGGCATTTACCGAAATTGAAAAAATTACCTCCAGTTATCCTAAAGAAAGTATTTTTTATACACCATCCTTCAAAGAACAGATAGAAACAAATAAAACCATCAAAAGACAGGAGCTTGTAGATTTTTATAATAAGATTTTAGGAAGTAATAACGGAGTAGGGACAATGATCGGGGATCTGGATTCCAAGACAGTGTCTGCGTTAATGGAGGGCACATTTGGAAAATGGAATTCAAAATCGGATTATGAGAAAATTAAACCGGAACTCTTTACAACTAAAAAAGAAGATAAAGAATATATAACTCCTGATAAAGAAAATGGTGCTGCTGTTGGAAAAATCAGTTTTTCAATGGACAGGAAAAGTCCTGACTATCCGGCGCTGATTATTGCCAACGAAATGTTGGGTAGTGGAGGTTTCCTGACATCAAGAATTCCGATACGACTTCGTGAAAAAGAGGGTATCAGTTATGGGGCAGGTTCTTATATCAGTGTTCCATCCGATAATGATGTGGCGTCATGGGGATGGTATGCATTCTTTAACCCTACCAAGAAAGAAGCTGTAAATAAAGCATTGAAAGAAGAAGTCAATAAGGCGGTAAAAGAAGGATTCAGCGAAGAAGAATTAAAATCTAATTTAAATTCCTGGCTGACTTCCAGAAAAACAGGCTTAGGTAATGATAGCACTTTGATGGGATTGGTAAACAGTCAGCTTCAGTTTGGAATTCCGCTGGATGATTATGATGCATTGGAAGCTAAAGTCTCCGCATTGAAAGTAAGCCAGGTAAATGAAGTACTGAGAAAATACATCAGTGAAGATAAACTTACATCAGTTTTTGCAGGTGATTTTAATAAAAAATAA